A stretch of Brassica napus cultivar Da-Ae chromosome C6, Da-Ae, whole genome shotgun sequence DNA encodes these proteins:
- the LOC106350854 gene encoding photosystem II 22 kDa protein, chloroplastic-like, protein MAQTMLLTSGVSANQFLRNKNPLAQPKVHHFFLSGNSHVVLPSRRPSLVPLAIFKPKTKAAPKKVEKVKPKVEDGIFGTSGGIGFTKQNELFVGRVAMIGFAASLLGEALTGKGILAQLNLETGIPIYEAEPLLLFFILFTLLGAIGALGDRGKFVDDPPTGLEKAVIPPGKGVRSALGLKEQGPLFGFTKANELFVGRLAQLGIAFSLIGEIITGKGALAQLNIETGIPIQDIEPLVLLNVAFFFFAAINPGNGKFITDDGEES, encoded by the exons ATGGCTCAAACCATGCTGCTTACTTCGGGAGTTTCTGCGAACCAATTCTTAAGGAACAAGAACCCTCTCGCTCAGCCCAAAGTTCACCATTTCTTCCTCTCGGGAAACTCTCATGTTGTTCTACCATCTCGAAGACCGTCATTAGTACCTCTTGCCATCTTCAAACCCAAAACCAAAGCTGCTCCCAAAAAG gTTGAGAAGGTGAAGCCAAAGGTTGAAGACGGTATCTTCGGAACATCTGGTGGGATAGGTTTCACGAAGCAGAACGAGCTCTTTGTCGGTCGCGTTGCTATGATCGGTTTCGCT GCATCGTTGCTGGGTGAGGCGTTGACAGGGAAAGGTATATTAGCACAGTTGAATCTGGAGACAGGGATACCGATTTACGAAGCAGAGCCattgcttctcttcttcatatTGTTCACTCTGTTGGGTGCTATCGGAGCTCTTGGGGACAGAGGAAAATTCGTCGACGATCCTCCCACTGGACTTGAGAAAGCCGTCATTCCTCCCGGCAAAGGCGTCCGATCTGCCCTCGGTCTTAAAGAACAAG GTCCATTGTTTGGGTTCACGAAGGCAAACGAGTTGTTCGTAGGAAGATTGGCACAGTTGGGAATAGCATTTTCATTGATAGGAGAGATTATAACCGGGAAAGGAGCCTTGGCTCAACTCAACATTGAGACTGGTATTCCAATTCAAGATATTGAACCCCTCGTCCTCTTAAAcgttgctttcttcttctttgctgcCATTAATCCTGGTAATGGAAAGTTCATTACTGATGATGGTGAAGAAAGCTAA
- the LOC106350863 gene encoding chlorophyllide a oxygenase, chloroplastic, which translates to MNAAVFTSSALSLPISFCKTRSSQVTRKKGEFRVFAVFGEDSGLVEKKNQWGHLFDVEDPRSKTPPPPYKGKGKFMDVNQALEVARLDIQYLDWRARQDLLTIMLLHDKVVDVLNPLAREYKSIGTVKKELAGLQEELAKAHQHVHISEARVSTALEKLAHMEELVNDRLLPVRVATESDRPSYSTSVQDSDRVGGKSLNVSGPVQPYSPHLKNFWYPVAFTADLKHDTMVPIDCFEQPWVIFRGEDGKPGCVRNTCAHRACPLDLGSVNNGRIQCPYHGWEYSTDGKCTKMPSTKLLNVKIKSIPCLEQDGMVWVWPGDEPPSPTLPSLQPPSGFVIHAELVMDLPVEHGLLLDNLLDLAHAPFTHTSTFAKGWSVPSLVKFLTPSSGLQGYWDPYPIDMEFKPPCIVLSTIGISKPGKLEGKSTEQCATHLHQLHVCLPSSRNKTRLLYRMSLDFAPILKNLPFMEHLWRHFAEQVLNEDLRLVLGQQERMLNGANIWNLPVAYDKLGVRYRLWRNAVDRGDDKLPFSG; encoded by the exons ATGAACGCCGCCGTGTTTACGTCTTCTGCTTTATCTCTACCCATATCCTTCTGTAAAACTAGATCATCTCAAGTCACCAGAAAGAAG GGAGAGTTCAGGGTTTTTGCTGTGTTTGGGGAAGATAGTGGGTTAGTTGAGAAAAAGAATCAATGGGGGCATTTGTTTGATGTGGAGGATCCTAGATCAAaaactcctcctcctccttatAAAGGCAAAGGCAAGTTCATGGATGTAAACCAAGCGCTTGAAGTTGCTAGGCTCGATATCCAATATCTGGATTGGCGTGCTCGTCAAGATCTTCTTACCATCATGCTCCTTCACGACAAG GTCGTTGATGTACTGAATCCTCTAGCTCGTGAGTACAAGTCTATTGGTACTGTGAAGAAAGAACTTGCTGGATTGCAGGAAGAACTCGCGAAAGCACACCAACAT GTTCATATATCAGAAGCGAGGGTTTCAACTGCTCTAGAAAAGTTAGCTCACATGGAAGAATTGGTTAATGATAGGTTATTACCAGTTAGAGTTGCGACAGAATCAGACAGACCTTCCTATTCAACCTCAGTCCAGGACTCAGACAGGGTTGGTGGGAAAAGCTTGAATGTTTCTGGTCCCGTTCAGCCTTATAGTCCACACTTGAAGAACTTTTGGTATCCCGTTGCTTTCACTGCAGATCTTAAGCATGACACGATG GTACCAATTGACTGCTTTGAGCAACCATGGGTTATCTTCAGAGGGGAAGATGGGAAACCAGGATGTGTACGGAACACATGTGCACATAGAGCGTGTCCTCTTGATCTTGGCTCGGTGAACAATGGTCGTATCCAGTGTCCTTACCACG GATGGGAATACTCAACTGATGGAAAGTGTACGAAGATGCCATCTACAAAGCTACTGAATGTGAAGATAAAATCGATACCTTGTCTTGAACAAGACGGCATGGTCTGGGTTTGGCCCGGTGATGAGCCACCTTCACCCACACTTCCTTCTTTACAGCCTCCATCAGGGTTTGTAATCCATGCCGAG CTTGTAATGGACCTACCGGTGGAACACGGGTTGCTACTAGATAATCTCTTGGATCTTGCGCATGCTCCATTCACTCACACATCTACTTTTGCAAAAGGCTGGAGTGTCCCAag CTTGGTAAAGTTCTTAACACCATCTTCAGGTCTTCAAGGATACTGGGATCCGTATCCAATCGATATGGAATTTAAACCACCTTGTATCGTGTTATCGACAATAGGAATCTCAAAACCAGGGAAGCTAGAGGGAAAGAGCACCGAGCAGTGTGCAACACATCTTCATCAACTCCATGTTTGTTTACCTTCTTCGAGAAACAAGACAAGACTTCTATACCGAATGTCACTAGACTTTGCTCCAATATTGAAGAATCTACCATTCATGGAACATCTCTGGAGACATTTCGCTGAACAG GTCTTAAATGAAGATCTACGGTTGGTTTTGGGACAGCAAGAAAGGATGTTGAATGGTGCAAATATATGGAACTTACCTGTTGCTTATGACAAGCTCGGAGTTCGGTATAGACTATGGAGGAACGCTGTAGATCGTGGTGATGATAAATTACCTTTCTCAGGCTAA